The Paraburkholderia acidisoli genome contains a region encoding:
- the rbfA gene encoding 30S ribosome-binding factor RbfA, with translation MPKKRSSPNRNVQIADQIQRDLSELMREVKDPRVGLVTIQSVELTPDYAHAKVYFTTLTGDPQATQEALNHAAGHLHNQLFKRLHIHTVPTLHFHYDVSVEKGVAMSRLIDEANASRAKDDE, from the coding sequence ATGCCGAAAAAACGTTCTTCTCCGAATCGCAACGTGCAGATCGCCGATCAGATCCAGCGCGATCTGTCCGAACTGATGCGTGAAGTGAAAGATCCGCGCGTGGGTCTCGTCACGATCCAGAGCGTCGAACTGACGCCCGACTACGCGCACGCGAAGGTCTACTTCACGACGCTCACGGGCGACCCCCAGGCCACCCAGGAGGCGCTCAATCACGCCGCCGGCCATCTGCACAATCAACTCTTCAAGCGCTTGCACATCCACACGGTGCCGACGCTGCATTTCCATTACGACGTATCGGTCGAGAAGGGCGTGGCGATGTCGCGTCTGATCGACGAGGCGAATGCCTCGCGTGCGAAGGACGACGAGTGA
- the infB gene encoding translation initiation factor IF-2, whose amino-acid sequence MASNNVAQFAAELKMPAGVLLEQLQAAGVTKASEADSLSETDKARLLDHLRKSHGSTDADKRKITLTKRHTSEIKQSDATGKARTIQVEVRKKRTFVRRDENADEAQAPDHAADAAAAAEEAELQRREEEARREAELLERQAQELKERQELLAREESERRAREEAAEAERRRAEEDAAKKKAAADTAARELAAQAVAAQRNAEAEAKEVKQQQDQQDEQRAAAERAAQREAAQKAEAAAREAADKAQKEQDEIARRRAAAEAEARAIREMMNTPRKAQVKAPEPPKPVEAPKPAEAKGTLHKPARPEGAAARPAAAGAAAKKPATAAAPSAPGAGAGAGDRNKKPGAGKGGWQDDAAKRRGIKTRGDSSGGVDRGWRGGPKGRGRHQDASTFQAPTEPIVREVHVPETITVADLAHKMSVKASEVIKVMMKMGQMVTINQMLDQETAMIIVEELGHSAVAAKLDDPEALLVEGQTSATDAEQLPRPPVVTVMGHVDHGKTSLLDYIRRAKVAAGEAGGITQHIGAYHVETPRGVITFLDTPGHEAFTAMRARGAKATDIVILVVAADDGVMPQTKEAIAHAKAAGVPLVVAINKIDKPDANLDRVKQELVAEGVVPEEYGGDSPFVPVSAKTGAGIDDLLENVLLQAEVLELKAPVEAPAKGIVIEAKLDKGKGPVATILVQSGTLNRGDVVLAGSAYGRVRAMLDETGKPTKEAGPSIPVEIQGLSEVPGAGEEVIVLPDERKAREIAMFRQGKFRDVKLAKQQAAKLENMLEQMAEGEVQNLPLIVKADVQGSQEALVQSLLKLSTSEVRVQIVHSAVGAISESDVNLATASKAVIIGFNTRADAQARKVAEANGIDIRYYNIIYDAVDEVKAAMSGMLAPEKRETVTGMAEVRQVIRVPKVGLIAGCMVTDGFVKRSSSVRVIRNNVVIHTGELDSLKRFKDDVKEVKQGFECGMSIKNFSDIVEGDQFEVFEITEVARTL is encoded by the coding sequence ATGGCGAGTAACAACGTAGCCCAATTTGCCGCGGAACTGAAGATGCCTGCTGGCGTGCTGCTCGAGCAGCTGCAAGCGGCGGGCGTCACGAAAGCGAGCGAAGCCGACTCCTTGTCCGAAACGGACAAGGCGCGTCTGCTCGACCACTTGCGCAAGTCTCACGGCTCGACTGATGCAGACAAGCGCAAGATCACGCTGACGAAACGGCATACGTCGGAAATCAAGCAGTCCGATGCGACGGGCAAAGCTCGCACCATTCAGGTCGAGGTGCGCAAGAAGCGTACTTTCGTCCGCCGCGACGAGAACGCCGACGAGGCGCAGGCACCGGATCATGCCGCCGACGCAGCAGCTGCCGCTGAAGAAGCGGAACTGCAGCGCCGCGAGGAAGAAGCACGCCGCGAGGCGGAGCTGCTCGAGCGTCAGGCTCAAGAACTGAAGGAGCGTCAGGAACTTCTGGCGCGTGAAGAGTCCGAGCGCCGTGCGCGCGAAGAGGCTGCCGAAGCCGAGCGCCGCCGCGCCGAGGAAGACGCAGCGAAGAAGAAGGCAGCGGCCGATACCGCTGCTCGCGAGCTTGCCGCCCAGGCCGTGGCAGCGCAGCGCAACGCCGAAGCGGAAGCGAAAGAAGTGAAGCAACAGCAGGACCAGCAAGACGAACAGCGCGCCGCCGCCGAGCGCGCCGCGCAACGCGAAGCGGCCCAGAAGGCCGAAGCCGCCGCGCGCGAAGCCGCCGACAAGGCGCAGAAGGAACAAGACGAAATCGCTCGTCGCCGTGCGGCCGCCGAGGCCGAAGCGCGCGCGATTCGCGAAATGATGAACACGCCGCGCAAGGCGCAGGTGAAGGCGCCTGAACCGCCCAAGCCGGTGGAAGCGCCGAAGCCCGCGGAAGCGAAGGGCACGCTGCACAAGCCGGCGCGTCCGGAAGGCGCAGCGGCACGTCCGGCGGCAGCCGGCGCGGCGGCGAAGAAGCCGGCCACGGCGGCGGCACCCTCGGCGCCGGGCGCCGGTGCCGGCGCGGGCGACCGCAACAAGAAGCCGGGCGCAGGCAAGGGCGGCTGGCAGGACGACGCCGCCAAGCGTCGCGGCATCAAGACGCGCGGCGACTCGTCGGGCGGCGTGGACCGCGGCTGGCGCGGCGGCCCGAAGGGCCGTGGCCGTCACCAGGACGCATCGACGTTCCAGGCGCCGACCGAGCCGATCGTGCGTGAAGTGCACGTGCCGGAAACCATCACGGTGGCCGACCTCGCGCACAAGATGTCCGTGAAGGCGTCGGAAGTCATCAAGGTGATGATGAAGATGGGCCAGATGGTCACCATCAACCAGATGCTCGACCAGGAAACGGCGATGATCATCGTCGAGGAACTCGGCCACAGTGCAGTGGCCGCGAAGCTCGACGATCCGGAAGCGCTGCTGGTCGAAGGCCAGACGTCGGCCACGGACGCCGAGCAACTGCCGCGTCCGCCGGTCGTCACGGTCATGGGTCACGTCGACCACGGCAAGACCTCGCTGCTCGACTACATCCGCCGCGCCAAGGTCGCAGCGGGCGAAGCCGGCGGCATTACGCAGCACATCGGCGCGTATCACGTCGAAACGCCGCGTGGCGTCATCACGTTCCTCGACACGCCGGGTCACGAGGCCTTCACGGCCATGCGTGCCCGCGGTGCGAAGGCCACCGACATCGTCATTCTGGTGGTGGCGGCGGACGACGGCGTGATGCCGCAGACGAAGGAAGCCATCGCTCACGCGAAGGCCGCGGGCGTGCCGCTCGTCGTCGCGATCAACAAGATCGACAAGCCGGATGCGAACCTCGACCGCGTCAAGCAGGAACTGGTCGCGGAAGGCGTGGTGCCGGAAGAGTACGGCGGCGACTCGCCGTTCGTGCCGGTGTCGGCGAAGACCGGCGCGGGTATCGACGACCTGCTCGAAAACGTGCTGCTGCAAGCCGAAGTGCTGGAACTGAAGGCACCGGTCGAAGCACCGGCCAAGGGCATCGTGATCGAAGCGAAGCTCGACAAGGGTAAGGGCCCGGTTGCCACGATCCTCGTCCAGTCGGGTACGCTCAATCGCGGCGACGTGGTCCTCGCAGGCAGTGCCTACGGCCGCGTGCGCGCCATGCTCGACGAAACGGGCAAGCCCACGAAGGAAGCGGGTCCGTCGATCCCGGTCGAAATCCAGGGTCTCTCGGAAGTGCCGGGCGCGGGCGAAGAAGTCATCGTGCTGCCGGACGAGCGCAAGGCGCGTGAAATCGCCATGTTCCGTCAAGGCAAGTTCCGCGACGTCAAGCTGGCGAAGCAACAGGCCGCGAAGCTCGAAAACATGCTCGAGCAGATGGCGGAAGGCGAAGTGCAAAACCTGCCGCTCATCGTCAAGGCCGACGTGCAAGGTTCGCAGGAAGCGCTGGTGCAATCGCTGCTCAAGCTCTCGACCAGCGAAGTGCGCGTGCAGATCGTGCACAGCGCGGTCGGTGCGATCAGCGAGTCGGACGTCAACCTGGCCACGGCTTCGAAGGCGGTCATCATCGGCTTCAACACGCGTGCGGATGCGCAGGCGCGTAAGGTGGCCGAGGCGAACGGCATCGACATCCGTTACTACAACATCATCTATGACGCAGTGGATGAGGTGAAGGCGGCCATGTCGGGCATGCTGGCGCCGGAGAAGCGCGAAACGGTCACGGGTATGGCGGAAGTGCGCCAGGTGATCCGCGTGCCGAAGGTCGGCCTGATCGCGGGCTGTATGGTCACGGACGGTTTCGTCAAGCGTTCGTCGTCGGTGCGCGTGATCCGCAACAACGTGGTGATCCATACCGGCGAACTCGACTCGCTCAAGCGCTTCAAGGACGACGTCAAGGAAGTCAAGCAAGGCTTCGAGTGCGGTATGTCGATCAAGAACTTCAGCGACATCGTCGAAGGCGATCAGTTCGAAGTGTTCGAGATCACCGAAGTCGCGCGTACGCTGTAA
- the nusA gene encoding transcription termination factor NusA, whose protein sequence is MSREVLMLVDALAREKNVDKDVVFAALEAALASASKKLFDEDADIRVHIDRESGEHETFRRWRVVPDEAGLQEPDQEILLFEAREQDPEAQIDSFVEQPVPSVEFGRIGAQAAKQVILQKVRDAEREQILNDFLERGESIMTGTVKRMDKGNFIVESGRVEALLRRDQLIPKENLRVGDRVRAWIGKVDRTARGPQIELSRTAPEFLMKLFEMEVPEIEQGLLEIKAAARDPGVRAKIGVVAYDKRIDPIGTCVGIRGSRVQAVRNELGGENVDIVLWSEDPAQFVIGALAPAAVQSIVVDEEKHSMDVVVDESELAVAIGRSGQNVRLAGELTGWQINIMTPDESAQKQNQERTVLRDLFMARLDVDEEVADILIDEGFTSLEEIAYVPLNEMLEIEAFDEDTVHELRNRARDALLTQAIANEEKVESAALDLKSLDGMDPDLLAKLAQHEVHTRDELAELAVDELTEMTGMEEDAAKALIMKAREHWFE, encoded by the coding sequence ATGAGTCGCGAAGTGTTGATGCTGGTGGACGCGCTGGCACGCGAGAAGAATGTCGACAAGGACGTGGTGTTCGCCGCCCTTGAAGCGGCGCTTGCGTCAGCCTCCAAGAAACTCTTCGACGAGGATGCGGATATCCGCGTGCACATCGACCGCGAAAGCGGCGAGCACGAAACCTTCCGTCGCTGGCGCGTGGTGCCGGACGAGGCGGGCCTGCAGGAGCCGGATCAGGAAATCCTCCTGTTCGAAGCGCGCGAGCAGGATCCCGAAGCGCAGATCGACAGTTTCGTAGAGCAGCCGGTGCCTTCGGTGGAATTCGGCCGCATTGGCGCGCAGGCCGCCAAGCAGGTCATTCTGCAGAAGGTGCGCGACGCCGAACGCGAGCAGATCCTCAACGACTTCCTCGAGCGCGGCGAAAGCATCATGACCGGTACGGTCAAGCGCATGGACAAGGGTAACTTCATCGTCGAGTCGGGCCGTGTCGAAGCGCTGCTGCGCCGCGACCAGCTGATTCCGAAGGAGAACCTGCGCGTGGGCGACCGCGTGCGCGCCTGGATCGGCAAGGTCGACCGCACCGCGCGCGGCCCGCAGATCGAACTCTCGCGCACGGCGCCCGAGTTCCTGATGAAGCTGTTCGAGATGGAAGTGCCGGAAATCGAGCAAGGCCTGCTCGAGATCAAGGCTGCGGCGCGCGATCCGGGCGTGCGCGCCAAGATCGGCGTGGTGGCTTACGACAAGCGCATCGATCCGATCGGCACCTGCGTCGGCATTCGCGGCTCGCGCGTGCAGGCCGTGCGTAACGAGCTCGGTGGCGAAAACGTCGACATCGTGCTATGGTCGGAGGATCCCGCCCAGTTCGTGATCGGCGCGCTCGCGCCGGCAGCCGTGCAGTCGATCGTTGTCGACGAAGAAAAGCATTCGATGGACGTGGTCGTCGACGAAAGCGAGCTCGCGGTCGCGATCGGCCGCAGCGGCCAGAACGTGCGTCTCGCCGGCGAACTGACCGGCTGGCAGATCAACATCATGACGCCGGACGAATCCGCGCAGAAGCAGAATCAGGAGCGCACGGTGCTGCGCGACCTGTTCATGGCGCGTCTCGACGTGGACGAAGAAGTCGCCGACATCCTGATCGACGAAGGCTTCACGAGCCTCGAAGAGATCGCCTACGTGCCGCTCAACGAAATGCTGGAAATCGAGGCGTTCGACGAGGACACCGTGCACGAGTTGCGCAATCGCGCTCGCGACGCACTGCTCACGCAGGCTATCGCGAACGAGGAAAAGGTGGAAAGCGCCGCGCTGGACCTGAAGAGTCTGGACGGCATGGACCCGGACCTGCTGGCGAAACTCGCTCAGCACGAAGTTCACACCCGCGACGAGCTCGCCGAGCTGGCCGTGGACGAACTTACCGAAATGACGGGAATGGAAGAGGACGCCGCCAAGGCGTTGATCATGAAGGCACGCGAGCACTGGTTCGAATAA
- the rimP gene encoding ribosome maturation factor RimP gives MQLTELIETTVTGLGYELVDLERTGRGMLAIYIDQPAGIAIEDCEKVTRQLQHVLTVENIDYERLEVSSPGLDRPLKKLADFERFAGCEAVITLKKPLDGRKSYRGIVHAPEGETIGLEFEGKAGPAMLDFTLADIDKARLIPKVDFRSRKQ, from the coding sequence GTGCAACTGACGGAACTGATTGAAACCACGGTCACCGGGCTCGGTTACGAGCTGGTCGACCTCGAGCGCACCGGGCGCGGCATGCTGGCCATCTACATCGATCAGCCCGCGGGTATCGCGATCGAGGACTGCGAGAAGGTCACGCGTCAGCTGCAGCACGTTCTGACGGTCGAGAACATCGACTACGAGCGCCTCGAGGTCTCGTCGCCCGGCCTCGACCGTCCGCTGAAGAAACTGGCGGACTTCGAACGCTTCGCAGGCTGCGAAGCGGTCATCACGTTGAAAAAGCCATTGGACGGACGGAAATCGTACCGGGGTATCGTGCATGCTCCCGAAGGCGAAACCATCGGTCTGGAATTCGAAGGGAAGGCGGGGCCCGCGATGCTGGATTTCACGCTCGCGGATATCGACAAAGCACGCCTGATCCCCAAAGTTGACTTTAGGAGCCGCAAACAATGA
- the rluB gene encoding 23S rRNA pseudouridine(2605) synthase RluB, whose protein sequence is MTDIHDTDSTDASESSRRASARDDEPRASQVEGGEAQGGEGEDRPRRGLRRGPRSLIARRRAGAKAKTEGAEGADSAAAEAPQDGVAAAPARAPRKDAGANAKKGRRQNAAQGDTPGETRGTRQAGEAQGERRGARQQGAGKRQKPQQGRGEVRARGEAPAAAGESAEDLFLYVTSPAFDADNGTGSGVNAPMLRRGRAPQPKRVLSPDDDAPKLHKVLADAGMGSRRDMEELIIAGRVSVNGEPAHIGQRILPTDQVRINGKPIKRKLQNKPPRVLIYHKPTGEIVSHADPEGRPSVFDGLPSMKTAKWLAVGRLDFNTEGLLMLTTSGDLANRFMHPRYSVEREYAVRVVGELSEGMRQKLLKGVELEDGPASFLRIRDGGGEGTNHWYHVALAEGRNREVRRMFEAAGLMVSRLIRTRHGPIALPKGLKRGRWEELEDNEVRGLMAAVGLKAPAEEKGGRGGKEQERRQPDPMQTSMGFINREPVLSSHGAMGQPRQGGRRGAAGGFGAGSGGFGGGAGLGGGRGGNRTGGRDVDGNRAPAGGKRAGGNANGGGNRAGGAGGRNGGGKNAGGNANGNRAGGGNAGNSRGGPRGAPRNRTRGH, encoded by the coding sequence TTGACTGATATCCACGATACCGATTCGACCGACGCGTCCGAATCCTCGCGCCGCGCTTCCGCGCGCGACGACGAACCGCGCGCTTCGCAGGTCGAAGGTGGCGAAGCCCAGGGTGGCGAGGGCGAGGACCGTCCGCGCCGCGGCCTGCGCCGTGGCCCGCGCAGCCTTATCGCGCGTCGCCGTGCGGGCGCGAAGGCGAAGACCGAGGGTGCCGAAGGCGCCGACTCCGCAGCGGCCGAAGCGCCGCAGGACGGCGTGGCCGCCGCGCCGGCGCGCGCGCCGCGCAAGGACGCGGGCGCGAACGCCAAGAAGGGCCGCCGCCAGAATGCGGCGCAGGGCGACACGCCCGGTGAAACGCGCGGTACGCGACAAGCGGGCGAAGCGCAAGGCGAGCGCCGCGGCGCTCGCCAGCAAGGCGCGGGCAAGCGTCAGAAGCCGCAGCAAGGCCGTGGCGAAGTGCGAGCACGCGGCGAAGCCCCCGCGGCCGCCGGCGAGTCGGCGGAAGATCTGTTCCTCTACGTCACGTCGCCGGCCTTCGACGCCGACAACGGTACCGGCTCGGGCGTAAACGCGCCGATGCTGCGCCGTGGCCGCGCCCCGCAGCCCAAGCGCGTGCTGAGCCCGGACGACGACGCGCCGAAGCTCCACAAGGTGCTCGCGGATGCGGGCATGGGTTCGCGCCGCGACATGGAAGAGCTGATCATCGCCGGCCGCGTGTCGGTTAACGGCGAGCCCGCGCACATCGGCCAGCGCATTCTGCCGACCGACCAGGTCCGCATCAACGGCAAGCCGATCAAGCGCAAGCTGCAGAACAAGCCGCCGCGCGTGCTGATCTATCACAAGCCGACCGGCGAAATCGTGAGCCACGCCGATCCGGAAGGCCGCCCCTCGGTGTTCGACGGCCTGCCGTCGATGAAAACGGCGAAGTGGCTCGCAGTGGGCCGTCTCGACTTCAATACCGAAGGTCTGCTGATGCTGACGACCTCGGGCGACCTCGCGAACCGCTTCATGCATCCGCGTTATAGCGTCGAGCGCGAGTACGCGGTGCGTGTGGTCGGCGAACTGAGCGAGGGCATGCGCCAGAAACTGCTCAAGGGCGTCGAGCTGGAAGACGGCCCCGCGAGCTTCCTGCGCATCCGCGACGGCGGCGGCGAAGGCACGAACCACTGGTATCACGTTGCGCTGGCCGAAGGCCGCAACCGCGAAGTGCGCCGTATGTTCGAGGCCGCCGGTCTGATGGTGAGCCGCCTGATTCGTACGCGCCACGGTCCGATCGCGCTGCCCAAGGGTCTCAAGCGCGGCCGCTGGGAAGAGCTCGAAGACAACGAGGTGCGCGGCCTCATGGCGGCCGTGGGCCTGAAGGCGCCGGCCGAAGAGAAGGGCGGTCGTGGCGGCAAGGAGCAGGAGCGTCGCCAGCCGGATCCCATGCAAACGTCGATGGGCTTCATCAACCGCGAGCCGGTGCTGAGCTCGCACGGCGCGATGGGTCAGCCGCGTCAAGGCGGCCGTCGCGGTGCGGCGGGCGGTTTTGGCGCGGGTAGCGGCGGCTTCGGCGGCGGTGCGGGTCTGGGCGGCGGCCGTGGCGGCAATCGCACGGGTGGCCGTGATGTCGACGGCAATCGCGCGCCCGCGGGTGGCAAGCGCGCCGGCGGCAACGCCAACGGTGGCGGCAATCGCGCCGGTGGCGCGGGCGGCCGTAATGGCGGCGGCAAGAACGCGGGCGGCAACGCCAACGGCAATCGCGCGGGCGGCGGCAACGCCGGCAACAGCCGCGGCGGCCCGCGCGGCGCGCCGCGCAACCGTACGCGCGGTCACTGA
- the scpB gene encoding SMC-Scp complex subunit ScpB: MNTQEAKIVLETALICTQEPLKIGDLRKLFADDISADTVRNLLEDLRSEWSGRGVELVGLASGWRFQSKPAMRTYLDRLHPEKPPRYSRAVLETLAIIAYRQPVTRGDIEEIRGVTVNTQVVKQLEDRNWIEVIGHRDVPGRPALYATTRQFLDDLGLKSLDELPPLDDPSNQLGEQLLAQHAIEFPDSEVAQLIAQEPAVVIAETVADAAQTVEAQVAIESQEVAGAHVAENVDGELGASQPRAPEDAQRDSAQASQQDTQQAHADHAERGPDAGTHATAHAAEASGALHAENAEHEDRRDAAQDDPVSTTDDEAAPRGL, translated from the coding sequence ATGAATACCCAAGAGGCGAAGATCGTCCTCGAGACTGCATTGATCTGCACGCAGGAGCCGCTGAAGATCGGTGATCTGAGAAAGCTGTTCGCCGACGATATTTCGGCCGATACGGTTCGTAACCTGCTCGAAGACCTCCGCAGCGAATGGTCCGGGCGTGGTGTGGAACTGGTCGGGCTCGCGTCGGGCTGGCGCTTCCAGAGCAAACCGGCCATGCGGACTTACCTCGACCGCCTGCACCCCGAAAAACCGCCGCGTTATTCGCGCGCGGTGCTCGAAACGCTCGCCATCATCGCGTACCGGCAGCCGGTCACGCGCGGCGACATCGAGGAAATTCGCGGCGTCACGGTCAACACGCAGGTCGTCAAGCAGCTCGAAGACCGCAACTGGATCGAAGTGATCGGTCATCGCGACGTGCCGGGGCGTCCGGCGCTTTATGCGACCACGCGGCAGTTTCTCGACGATCTGGGGCTGAAGTCGCTCGACGAACTGCCGCCGCTCGACGATCCGTCGAACCAGCTGGGCGAGCAACTGCTGGCGCAGCACGCGATCGAGTTTCCCGACAGCGAAGTGGCGCAGCTGATCGCGCAGGAGCCGGCGGTCGTGATCGCGGAAACGGTTGCCGATGCCGCGCAGACCGTCGAGGCGCAGGTCGCGATTGAATCGCAAGAAGTAGCAGGCGCGCACGTTGCGGAGAATGTCGACGGCGAGCTCGGCGCGTCGCAGCCGCGAGCGCCGGAAGACGCGCAGCGCGATTCAGCGCAAGCGTCACAGCAGGACACGCAGCAAGCGCATGCGGACCACGCCGAGCGCGGTCCCGATGCCGGCACGCATGCCACCGCGCACGCGGCCGAGGCGTCTGGCGCATTGCATGCAGAAAACGCAGAACACGAAGACCGCCGCGACGCGGCGCAGGACGACCCCGTCTCGACGACGGACGACGAAGCCGCTCCGCGCGGCCTCTGA
- a CDS encoding pyridoxal phosphate-dependent aminotransferase, which yields MSDLETSSSAVQSHVPPHEAVDGGARAAVRALRASQIREVANAGFGVPDVLPFWFGESDRVTPPFIREAAADALGRGDTFYTHNLGIAPLREALARYVSDLHGATPVDHLAVTSAGVNALMLAAQLVVGAGDRAVAVTPLWPNLVEIPKILGASVETVALEYGERGWTLDLDRLLAALTPGTKLLMINSPNNPTGWVMTRDEQRAVLEHCRRHGIWIVADEVYERLYYGAAGERTAPSFLDIATRDERLICVNSFSKAWLMTGWRLGWMVVPRALTDDLGKLVEYNTSCAPSFVQQAGIAALERGETFTRELVADLRASRDHLAAALAKLPGVDVKVPHGAMYLFFRLAGAQHSLELCKALVRDVGLGLAPGSAFGPEGEGYVRWCYACDPARLDAGVARLARFLDATGAR from the coding sequence ATGAGCGATCTCGAAACGTCGTCCTCCGCAGTTCAGTCGCATGTCCCACCGCATGAAGCCGTCGATGGCGGCGCGCGTGCCGCCGTGCGTGCGCTGCGCGCCTCGCAGATCCGCGAAGTCGCCAATGCGGGCTTCGGCGTGCCCGACGTGCTGCCGTTCTGGTTCGGCGAGTCGGACCGCGTGACGCCGCCGTTCATCCGCGAAGCCGCCGCCGACGCGCTCGGCCGCGGCGACACGTTCTACACCCACAACCTCGGCATCGCGCCGCTGCGCGAGGCGCTCGCGCGTTACGTGAGCGATTTGCACGGCGCCACGCCCGTCGACCATCTCGCGGTGACGAGCGCGGGCGTGAACGCGCTGATGCTGGCGGCGCAGCTCGTGGTGGGCGCGGGCGACCGCGCGGTGGCGGTCACGCCGCTGTGGCCCAATCTCGTCGAAATTCCGAAGATCCTGGGCGCGAGCGTCGAAACGGTGGCGCTCGAATACGGCGAGCGCGGCTGGACGCTCGATCTCGATCGCCTGCTCGCGGCGCTCACGCCGGGCACGAAGCTGCTCATGATCAACTCGCCGAACAACCCGACCGGCTGGGTGATGACGCGCGACGAGCAGCGCGCGGTGCTCGAGCATTGCCGCCGCCACGGCATCTGGATCGTTGCCGACGAAGTCTACGAGCGGCTTTACTACGGCGCGGCCGGCGAGCGCACGGCGCCGTCGTTTCTCGACATCGCCACGCGCGACGAGCGGCTGATCTGCGTGAATTCGTTCTCGAAGGCGTGGCTCATGACCGGCTGGCGGCTCGGCTGGATGGTCGTGCCGCGCGCGCTCACCGACGATCTCGGCAAGCTGGTCGAGTACAACACCTCGTGCGCGCCGTCGTTCGTGCAGCAGGCGGGCATTGCCGCGCTCGAGCGCGGCGAAACGTTCACGCGCGAACTCGTCGCGGACTTGCGCGCGTCGCGCGACCATCTCGCGGCGGCGCTCGCGAAGCTGCCGGGCGTCGACGTCAAGGTGCCGCACGGCGCGATGTATCTCTTTTTCCGGCTCGCGGGCGCGCAGCACAGCCTCGAACTGTGCAAGGCGCTGGTGCGCGACGTGGGGCTCGGGCTCGCGCCCGGCAGCGCGTTCGGCCCGGAGGGCGAGGGTTACGTGCGCTGGTGCTACGCCTGCGATCCGGCGCGGCTCGACGCCGGCGTGGCGCGGCTGGCGCGCTTTCTGGACGCGACCGGTGCGCGTTAG
- a CDS encoding LysR family transcriptional regulator: MNVTLRQLRVFIEVARLQSFSRAGDEIGLTQSAVSRCVRELEAEIGVKLVDRTTREVQLTDVGANLIASIPRLIGDLDDALREIREIGEQRRGRVVVAASPTVACRLMPEVVAACGRQFPYITLGLRDDVQSDVVRKIRSGEVDFGVIIGPFAAEDLETHCLTTDSFCVVVRGDHPLAAQEQIAWKALDGERLVMLDYASGSRPLIDAVMAEQGVRARVVQELGHPATVFGLVEAGVGISVLPWLALPVPAGASLLARPLVPRAERTVELVRRRDRSLSPAAEAVWALIRQLAGRPEPVHQGAW; the protein is encoded by the coding sequence ATGAATGTGACGCTGCGGCAGTTGCGGGTCTTCATCGAAGTCGCGCGGCTGCAGAGCTTCAGCCGCGCGGGCGATGAAATCGGTCTCACGCAGTCGGCCGTGAGCCGTTGCGTGCGCGAGCTGGAGGCCGAGATCGGCGTGAAACTGGTCGACCGGACCACGCGCGAAGTGCAACTCACGGATGTCGGTGCGAATCTGATCGCGAGCATTCCGCGCCTGATCGGCGATCTCGACGACGCGCTGCGCGAGATTCGCGAGATCGGCGAGCAGCGGCGCGGGCGCGTGGTCGTCGCGGCGAGCCCGACGGTCGCGTGCCGCCTGATGCCGGAGGTCGTGGCCGCGTGCGGACGGCAGTTTCCCTACATCACGCTCGGCCTGCGCGACGACGTGCAGAGCGACGTGGTGCGCAAGATCCGCTCGGGCGAGGTGGACTTCGGCGTGATCATCGGGCCCTTTGCGGCCGAGGATCTCGAAACGCACTGCCTGACGACCGACTCGTTCTGCGTGGTGGTGCGCGGCGATCATCCGCTCGCCGCGCAGGAGCAGATCGCGTGGAAGGCGCTCGACGGCGAACGGCTCGTGATGCTCGACTACGCCTCGGGCAGCCGTCCGCTGATCGACGCCGTGATGGCCGAGCAGGGCGTGCGCGCGCGCGTGGTGCAGGAGTTGGGGCATCCGGCCACGGTGTTCGGGCTGGTGGAGGCCGGCGTGGGTATCAGCGTGCTGCCGTGGCTCGCGTTGCCGGTGCCCGCGGGCGCGTCGCTGTTGGCGCGGCCGCTCGTGCCGCGCGCCGAGCGCACCGTGGAACTGGTGCGGCGGCGCGACCGTTCGCTCTCGCCGGCCGCCGAGGCTGTCTGGGCGCTGATCCGCCAGCTTGCCGGGCGTCCCGAACCGGTGCACCAGGGCGCCTGGTAA